In the Topomyia yanbarensis strain Yona2022 chromosome 3, ASM3024719v1, whole genome shotgun sequence genome, one interval contains:
- the LOC131692887 gene encoding toll-like receptor 6: MWKRAALVFVICCGIVEAQTTLNLHCLPTAKPGLCILNSIKVKTKDFINPTSSSSTEKVVQFENSQLDYFPPVLFNKFPELETLLASNVGLKKLWNDTFAHSTNLKHLDISSNFVSVLPENVFGTCHNLKVINVAENRLHLFKSIELIGCKQLRHLNVSSNQLIYINWDPLSDLRQLEQLDLGNNLITELIIPKYLRRLVASNNHIYELSTDRDAFIFMLEYLDASRNRLSNIDKLSHLAKLTYIDLSYNRLLSVDFALFKNMRLLRELRLAHNNIFAVTTSELKPISLELVDLSYNELAHLAANDSAGIGSTVKLLLNNNYLMSFEVTDGLLNFPNLREISLNGNDWTCKDIDRIMIGLKAKNVNVIPDHQQCAPYQISRNYLCCRDVGVYYDELILMKSEDHVTARVIQKTVPTVTGSAPEVIPVIHKSSKDMESRLMAT; the protein is encoded by the exons ATGTGGAAGAGAGCTGCTCTAGTTTTCGT CATTTGCTGTGGAATTGTAGAAGCCCAGACGACACTGAACCTACACTGTTTACCCACAGCAAAACCTGGATTATGTATACTGAATTCCATCAAGGTGAAAACGAAGGACTTCATCAATCCCACTTCCAGTTCATCAACGGAGAAAGTGGTACAGTTCGAAAACTCACAGCTGGACTACTTTCCGCCAGTTTTGTTCAATAAATTTCCCGAGCTAGAAACCTTACTAGCATCAAATGTTGGGTTAAAAAAGCTCTGGAACGATACTTTCGCCCATTCCACTAATCTAAAGCACCTGGACATCTCATCTAATTTCGTTTCCGTACTGCCGGAAAACGTTTTCGGAACATGCCACAACTTAAAAGTGATAAACGTTGCTGAAAATAGGCTTCATCTCTTCAAAAGCATCGAATTGATCGGATGTAAACAACTACGTCATCTGAATGTGTCATCTAATCAGTTGATCTACATAAACTGGGATCCGCTGAGTGATCTACGCCAGCTAGAGCAGCTTGATTTGGGGAATAATTTAATCACTGAGTTGATTATTCCAAAATATTTACGGAGGCTCGTGGCCAGTAATAACCACATCTATGAATTAAGCACTGATCGGGATGCTTTTATTTTCATGCTGGAATATTTGGATGCATCAAGAaaccggttgagcaatattgaTAAACTTTCACATCTCGCGAAGCTGACCTACATCGACCTTTCGTACAATCGGTTGTTGAGTGTGGATTTCGCTCTGTTTAAAAACATGCGCTTGCTGCGCGAACTTCGTCTGGCACATAATAATATATTTGCGGTAACAACCTCTGAGCTAAAGCCGATTTCGCTCGAATTGGTCGATTTATCCTACAATGAGCTTGCGCACTTAGCAGCTAATGATAGCGCTGGAATTGGATCAACGGTGAAACTTCTGTTGAATAATAACTATTTGATGAGTTTCGAGGTTACCGATGGGTTGTTGAACTTCCCGAATTTGCGTGAGATTTCGTTGAATGGTAATGACTGGACTTGTAAAGATATTGACCGTATAATGATAGGTCTAAAAGCaaaaaatgtgaatgtaattCCTGATCACCAGCAATGTGCGCCTTACCAGATTAGTAGAAATTATTTATGTTGCCGTGATGTAGGTGTATATTACGACGAACTAATACTGATGAAATCGGAGGATCATGTCACTGCGCGTGTCATTCAGAAAACTGTCCCAACAGTGACAGGTTCTGCACCAGAAGTAATTCCTGTAATTCACAAATCTTCGAAAGATATGGAATCCCGTCTAATGGCAACGTAG